The nucleotide sequence GTGTTTCTAACTCTTCCAATTCACGATTTACCTCAATTCTGATAGCTTGAAAAACAAGAGTCGCGGGGTGAATTCCTCCACTTTTACGACCAGAATTTTGCTCAATGAGAGAAGCTAATTCTAAACCGCTTTCAATTGGTCGGTTATTTACAATTACTCTTGCGAGTTTTTTGCTGTTTTTGAGTTCGCCAAAATCTCGAAAAATTTCATGAAGACGAAATTCAGAATACCGATTTACAACTTCATTTCCGGTCAAATTTGAGTTTTGATCCATTCGCATATCAAGGTTTGGAGAGTTGAAAGAGAAACCCCGATCGGTATTGTCAAGCTGTAAAGATGAAACACCAATATCTGCTAAAACTCCTAAAATTAGTAAATCTGGGAAAAGTGTTTTTGCTTCTTCTATTTTTTCAGAGAAAGTTCCATGAAGAATTTTCACTCGATTTCCAAATTTTTTTAATCGTTTTTTTGAAAATTCTACGGCTGTAATATCTTTGTCAATTCCGATGAGGTGCAAATTTGGTGAATTTTCTAAAATCGCGGAGGAGTGTCCTCCGTAACCAAGAGTGGCATCAATAAAGACACCGCTCTTTTCTGTTGAGAAAGCCTCCAAAACTTCACGAAGAAGAACGGGCTTATGTGGAATATTTTCCAAATTAGTTATTAATTGGAAGAGTTGGGAGTTCTGGAGTGTCTTCTCCTGTAACTTCTGTTCCTGCTGTTGGTAAAAATTCTCTTTCAGAATTCAAATCAGCTACACATCGGATATATGCAGAATCAGAAAGCAGAGGGTAGTTATTTCGACCATCAGCAAATTTAACAGTCCAAGCTCGATCTTCACCAAATTTTTCTGTTGAAGTCCAATAATTTAGTAAATCACCATCTGTAACTTCAGGAATATTTTGGAAATGTCCATAAATTTTTGCTGGTTTGTCTAAAACTTCTGCAAAACCTGGAGCACCAATAGCTGTTGCATCAGCAGTTTCAATAACTGTTTGATTCTGTTTTGAGTGATCAACAATTGAGAAAAGTTCTCGGAAAGTTGGTAATCTCCAATCTTTTCCGTCTAAATCTAAATTCGCACAATGCATTTCAGCTTCTTCATAATTTAACTGAACAAGAACACTATCAGTATCTTCCCAAACAAGTCGGAAAGTGTTATCAACTACAACACCATCATCAGTTCTTGAAACATCTCGCTCTGAAATATCGATTCCTAATTTTTTGTTTGTTCCTGAAACACAGAAAGAGTAATGCTCTTCGTCGTTTAATTTATCATTGAAAATATCAACACCGTAGTAAATTGTTCCAGAAAGATGACTACCCGCAGGAATTCCATTTTCTTGCCCCTCAACTCCATAAACTGGATCAAGTGTGCTACTCCAAATTACAGCACCAACATCAAAATACTCTTCATCTTCTAAAAATTCAGGAACACCTTTTTCAGTTAATGGATCGATAATTCGGACAAGTTCGCTAATTGTTGGTAGTCTTTCACCTCTGTTTTCACAAGATTCTTCAGAACCCGCATAAGTTGATAATCCGTTGTAATACCAACTCAATTCACTACCTGTGTCGTAGAAACCGATTGTTTGATTGAAATCATCAATAATTGCTTTTAATTCGACCTCATCGACAGGAATAAATCCATCATCAATAGGTTCTTCAACAACTGGTTCTTCAATTTCTGGAGCAATTGAGCTATTTCCATCAACTAAATCTTCAATTGGTTCGCCAACAGTGTCATCAGCTTCTTCAGTCATATTGTCATCAATGATGTTATCAATAATATCGCCGA is from Thiovulum sp. ES and encodes:
- a CDS encoding S-adenosyl-methyltransferase MraW (PFAM: MraW methylase family~TIGRFAM: S-adenosyl-methyltransferase MraW) → MENIPHKPVLLREVLEAFSTEKSGVFIDATLGYGGHSSAILENSPNLHLIGIDKDITAVEFSKKRLKKFGNRVKILHGTFSEKIEEAKTLFPDLLILGVLADIGVSSLQLDNTDRGFSFNSPNLDMRMDQNSNLTGNEVVNRYSEFRLHEIFRDFGELKNSKKLARVIVNNRPIESGLELASLIEQNSGRKSGGIHPATLVFQAIRIEVNRELEELETLLNSLKTLENSQVGIISFHSLEDRIVKDTFRDWSKSCICPPEAIQCTCGDNHQLGKPLSKKPIVAKNDEVSENPRSRSAKLRIFNLL
- a CDS encoding Protein of unknown function (DUF1566) (PFAM: Protein of unknown function (DUF1566)), with the translated sequence MPYFVKLFFAIFLIMSLSSCGSDDGTTTDENTTTSETEEDDSTIGEIIGDTIGEVIDDSLGNETTDSSEDAFDELEDETGDGTSTSGTEEDDKTTGEIIGDGIGDIIDNIIDDNMTEEADDTVGEPIEDLVDGNSSIAPEIEEPVVEEPIDDGFIPVDEVELKAIIDDFNQTIGFYDTGSELSWYYNGLSTYAGSEESCENRGERLPTISELVRIIDPLTEKGVPEFLEDEEYFDVGAVIWSSTLDPVYGVEGQENGIPAGSHLSGTIYYGVDIFNDKLNDEEHYSFCVSGTNKKLGIDISERDVSRTDDGVVVDNTFRLVWEDTDSVLVQLNYEEAEMHCANLDLDGKDWRLPTFRELFSIVDHSKQNQTVIETADATAIGAPGFAEVLDKPAKIYGHFQNIPEVTDGDLLNYWTSTEKFGEDRAWTVKFADGRNNYPLLSDSAYIRCVADLNSEREFLPTAGTEVTGEDTPELPTLPINN